CTGGAAGTCCTCGCGGTCGGGCAGCAGGTATCTGACCCGTACCACATCGGCGAACGTGCACCCTGCCTCGACCAGTGCCGCTTCGACGTTGCGCAGGCACTGCTCGGCCTGCTCGATCACGTCGTCCGAGATGGTCATGGCCGCGTAATCGAATCCGGTCGTCCCGGACACGTGCACCCAGTCGCCGTCGACCACCGCTCGGGCGTAGCCGATCTCCTCCTCGAAGGTGGAGCCGCTCAAGATCGTGCGTCGCTCTGTCATGCGGCGAAAGGTAGGCAGCCAGCGGTGATATGTCCAATACTCAGACAGGTGTCACGTGATATCCCTGTCGGTATGGATCGCCCGGAGCTCGGACTCCAGCAACTTCACGCCTTCACGGTGCTCGCCGAGGAACTCCACTTCGGACGGGCGGCGGAGCGGCTCGGCATCGCGCAGCCGCCGCTCAGTCAGCAGATCCGCCGGCTGGAGGTGAAGGTGGGACACCCGCTGTTCACCCGAGGGCCCGGCCGGGTCGCCCTCACCCCGGCCGGGAACGAACTCCTGCCGGCCGCTCTGCGCGCGCTCGACGAGGTCGCCGTCGGCCTGGACGCGGCACGGCGCGTCGGCAGCGGTGCGGCCGGTCGCATCCGGATCGGTTTCTCCGCGTCGCTGGCGCTGACCCTCCTGCCGGGCCTCCTGAGTGCCCATCGAGACCGGTGTCCCGGTGTGGACCTGGAGATCCGCGAGATGACCACGGCGCCGCAGGTGACCGCCCTGCGAGAGCACGTGATCGACATCGGGCTTCTCCGGGAGCCGCCGGACGAGCCGGGGCTGAGCACGGAGACGATCCTCTCCGAGGAGTTCGTCGTCGTCCTGCCGGCCGCCCATCCCCTCGCGGCCCGACGTGTCGTCCCCGTCGAGGCGCTGGCGGACGAGCCGCTCGTGCTGCTGCCGCGCAGTGCCGGACCGACTGTCCACAGCCGCATCCTCGACCTGTGCCACGACGCGGGATTCGAACCCCGCCTGGGCCAGCAGGCGGTGGAGTGGCAGACGGTCTGCGCGCTGGTCGAGGCGGGACTCGGGGTCTCGCTCGCCCCGGCGAGCATTCGCCGGATCCGCCTCACGGGTGTCGCCTACCGCCGGATCGAGCCGAACACCGCGCGCACCACGGTGGCGATGGCCTGGCGCCACGACGACCGGAACCCCCTGGTCTCCCGATTCCTGGAGACCGTCCGCGGTGCGTCCTGAGCCGGCGTCTCGGTGCCTCGGTGTCGCGCGGGCACGGCGTCAGGTGCGGACGGGCAGGCCCTCGCTGGTGACGAAGTAGAAGACGGGCAGTGCGATGAAGACGGTGAGCGCGATGATCGGTGACACCAGGACGCCGACCGCCCCGGCGACCAGGTAGGCCACCGCCCCGGCCCAGGAGCGGAGCCGTCCGTGGGCGACGTAGGTGGGTTCCACGGCCTGGTCGAGCAGTTCCGGGTGCCGGGCGAGGTGTCGGTAGAGCACGATCCAGCTGCCGCACATGGCGGCCGCGATCCCGGCGTACAGGGCGACGGCCACCCGTGCGTCGGGGCCGGAGACATCGCTCTGCAGCGCTTCGGAGAGCACCAGGGTGGGAAAGGCGAGCGCGGCCGTGGTGAAGAGCAGGAGCAGGTTGGCGGCGTGCAGACCGCGATCCGTCGCGCGGATCCGCACGAAGGCCTGATGATGGTTCAGCCAGATCACCGCCACGTAGCTGAAGGAGGCCAGATAGCCGAGGTAGGCCGGCCACTGGCGAAGCAGGGCTCGTCCCAGACCGCCGGGCCGGTGCGGCGGATCGGTGAGGCCGAGCACGAGGATGGTTACCGCGATCGCGAACACGCCGTCGCTGAACGCCTCCGCGCGGGCGGTCTCCGAACGGCTGAACCGGCGGGGGAGGCCGTGCTCCTCGGACATGTGCATCTCCTTGATCCGGTTTTGGTTGAATGATAAATTACACCAGGCTCGACCCCGAACGTGCTCGACCCCGAACAGGCTCGCCCCGACCGGCAGCAGGAGGAACGATGACGACCAGCGTGACGGACAGCCCTGACCGATCGCGATACGAGATCACCGAAGACGGCGAGCTCGCCGGGTTCGCCGAGTATCACCGCCACGAGGGAGAACTCGCCTTCATCCACACCGAGATCGATCCGGGATTCGCCGGACGCGGCCTGGCCGGCGAGCTGGCCCGCGCGGCCCTCGACGACGCCCGGCGCCAGGGGCTCGCGGTGCTCCCGTACTGCCCCTTCATCCGGGGGTGGATCACCAAGCACCCGGACTACGTCGACCTGGTGCCCGAGACCCACCGCGCACGGTTCGGCCTGTGAGCCCCGCACCGGTGGAACGCGCCCCGGGCGCCGGCGCCGCCGGTCCCGCCGAGGCGATCGCTCCCAGGGGCCCCGGCGCGGCCGCCGCACCCGCCGCACCCGCCGCACCCGGCGTGCCCCCCGCCTCCGCCTCCGGCGCGCCCGCCGGCGGGTTCGTCCGGGCGGCGGCCGCCGTCGTGACCAGCACGGCCGACGACTACCGGGTGGACATCCGCTCCGGTCGGCACCGGCTGGCCGCCGACGAGCCGGAGGCGAGCGGGGGCGCCGACACCGCCACCACGCCGGTCGGCCTGCTGCTGTCCGCGCTCGGCTCCTGCACCGCGATCACCCTGCGGATGTACGCGCAGCGCAAGGCGTGGCCGCTGCGGACCGTCCGGGTGCACCTCGGCTACGAGAAGGGCGCCGACAAGGCCGTGCGCATCACACGGCGGATCGACCTGATCGGCGACCTGGACGAGGCCCAGCGCGCCCGGCTGCTCGACATCGCGGAACGGACCCCCGTCACCCGCGCGGTCACCGCCGGCACGCCGGTCGTGGCGGTCGACGCGCACCCGGCGTCCTGAAGGCGCGGGGGAGCGGGCGTTCACCCGGCGGGTGCGCGGCTCCTCGACGTCCGGGGCGTTCATGGCGTCCCCGGTGTGCGGGGCGTTCATGACGCCTCCGGCGCCCGGGCGGCGTCGGGCTCGCGGTGCCGTCAGTCCTCGCCGACAAGGCCGGACAGGGAGCGCGCACCTGACGCCCAGTCGGCCAGGCCCGCGCGTGCGACCAGGTGAATGCCCTGGTCCAGCGCGAACCGCTCCGCGTCCCTGGTGAACCGGCCGTTGGTGACGACCACGGCGACGTCCGCCCGGTGCACGGACCAGGCCGTGCCGTTCACCTGGTAGACGGCCGGGGCCCCGACCGATCCCCGGCCGTGGGTGAAGTGCTTCGCCTGGATCACGTACCGACGCGCCGACGGCGACACCGCGATCACGTCGGCCGCCCTGTCGTTCGCGTGGCCGCCGGCCTTGACGATCTGGAAGCCGTCCCGCTTCAGCAGGTCGGCCAGGTACAGCTCGAAGGCCCGGAAGGGTATCACGTCGAGCCCGGCCGGTCCGGTCGGCGGGACGCTGCTCCAGGGCGCTGGAGCCGCCGCGAACCTCTCCCGGTCGGGTGCCGTCCGGTCGGGTGCCGTCCGGCCCGAGGCCGCCGGCGGTGACGGGCCGTTCGGGGCCGGCCAGGGAGCTTCGTAGGGCAGCCAGGCGGCGCCGGCCGCCGCCGTGATCTCCGCCTCGGCCACCGCCGCTGCCGCCTCTTGCGCCTCCTCCTCCCGCGTCCTCGGGCCGGGGATGACGAACATCGTCGTCCTGTCCTCGCCGCAGCCCCGGACGTCGCTGCGCTCGAACAGGCCGTGCTCCCCGGTGTAGGACTCCACCCAGTCTTCGTACACGCGCCGCGCCTCGGACCAGCGCACGGTCTCGAGCACCCGGCGGCGGTGGCGCGTCGCCTGGACGGCGTAGTACGGCCAGACACCCCCGAGGAAGATCCGGTCCACCCGGTCGCGGAACCGGCTGTACGAGAGCAACGTGGGTGTCACGTCCGCCTGGGCCCGCAGTTCGTCCGACAACTGGTTCAACCCGGTGGCCGAGTCGTAGAGCAGCCTGGCCTCGTCGGCCATGGAGGTCAGGGGCGGGAGCTCCACCCGCCCCGGACGCAGGGCGGGTGGGTCCCCCGCCGTCCGTTCCGCCCGCTCCTCCCGTGCTTCCTCCACGCTGTCCCCCAGCCGTTCTTCCAGTGGTCCGGGCATCGCGGGAAGGCTACCGGGGTGACGGACGGGGCGTCAGAGCCGGGGGCGGGTGGTGCCGCCCCACCCCTCGGCGGGCGGTCGGGGCGGTCGGGGCGGTCGTGGTGGTCGGGCGGTCGGTCGGGCCGTCAGGGCTGGAGGGGCATCGTCCACCAGTTGAGACGGCGGGCTTGCCCGCGAGGCGGTCGGTGAGCCAGGAGATCGCGTCGCCCTGGTCGGTGATGAGGGGCACGAGGTGGTCGGTGAGGACAAGTCACGCTCGGGCGCTTATGGGCGATCAGGGAAACCGGTGAACTCGCTTTCTGTGGAGCGGTGATGCGGTGACGGCCGTGGGCCGCCCGGGATCAGCGCTGCTGTTCGGTCATGGTCGCGCCCACGCCGTCGCGGGTGACGAGGAAGCCGGTCGCGGGCAGCGCGCCGTCGGCCGGCCGGGCGGCCTCCGCCGACGTCCGGTCGGTGCCGGTGAACAGGGAGGTGCCCGCGCCGGCGCCGTCCCAGGTGTTCCCGTCGGAGCGGGCCGCCGGGCCGAGCCGCACGTCCCGGCCGTTGCCCACGGCGGCGTTGCCGCTCAACCGGGCGGCGGCGTCCGGCAGGTAGAACCCGGTCACGCCGTTGCGGAAGGCGGTGTTGCCGGTGAGCCGCAGCGGCCCGGGGTTGCCCTCGTCGTTGAAGCCGAGGCCGGTGTTGTCCCAGGCCGCGTTGTTGCGGACCAGGTGCGCCACCGCGGCGGCGCTGTCGCCGCCCCCGAGCGTGAAGCCGTTGCCCGCGCCCTGCCACGCCGGCACCCGCCACCGGTTCACGCCGTTGCCGTACGACCAGTTGCTCTCGACCGTCACCGGGGAGCCGAAGCCGCCCAGATCCAGGCCGTCGGTGGCGTTGCCGTACAGCCGGCAGCCCCGGACGACGTTGCCCTCCCCGGAGCCGAACGTGACGCCGAGCCCGATACCGCCCGCGCCGTGCGCCGCGTCGTCGTGGTTGTGGAAGAAGTCGCTGTCCAGGACGGCGTTCCCGACCGTGCCGGCATCGCGCAGGGTGAGCCCTGACCTCGCGTTGTCGTGGAACGAGAGCCGCCGGAACACCGTGTACCGGCAGGCGCGGCAGACGTAGGCGTGACTGCCGGAGCCGAAGAGCTCCAGCCCCTGGACCGTCCAGTAGCCGGCCTGCTGGGTGATCGCCCAGGAGGCGGCCGGCACCGCAGACGCGTCGAGGACGGGCCGTTCGTCGCGGTAGTTGCTCAGCGTGATGCGCCGGTCGGCGGCGCCGTCGGTGGCGAGGGAGACCGGCTCGGTCAGCCGGTACGTCCCGCCGCGCAGCGCGATCGTCTGGCCCGGGCGGACCACCGCCGCCGCCCGGCCGAGGGTGGCGTACGGGCGGGCGATGCTGCCGTCGCCGGTGTCCGCCCCGTCCGGGGCCACGTAGATGTCGGCCGCCGTCACTCCGCCGCCCGTACCCGCGCCCGGCGGCGACGCGAGTGAGGACGCCGACGGGCCGGTGACCGAGGACGACGGCGAATCGGAGGGCGCGGCGCCCGGCCCGCCCGACGCGGCACTCCCGGCCGGGGACGGCGGCGGGCCGCCCGGCGCGGGGCCCGACCACGGCGCGATGACGCAGGTGAGCGCGACGGCGGCGGCGACGGCCGCTGCCGCGCCGGCCGCGGCGGGCCGCCCGGTCAGGCGGTGCACGAGCGAACCGAACCAGGCCCACAGTGAGTGCCCGACGCCGGCCACGCCGCCGGCCGCCGCCGAAAGGCCGTCCAGCAGCGAGTGCGGGGCCACCAGCACGCCGATCCCGGGCAGCAGCCGCTCCGGCGGGACGAGTGCGTGACCCGCTCCGCCGCACGGCTGGCAGCCACGGGTGTGGCGGGTCAGGCGCTTGCGCCACACCGAGGTGGTACTGCCGTCCCACCCCTGCACCAGCGCGGCCAGCCCGGGGCAGCGGGGTACCGCGTCCAGCGCCAGCACGACCGTACGGGCCGCCTCCAGCTGGGTCCGCATCCGCTGGACGCGGACGGCCGTGTGCGCGGCGTCCAGCCCGAGGGCCTCGGAGAGCTCGCTCCGGCCGAGGCGGCCGGACACCTCCTGCCACCAGAGGGCGAGCAGCCGCCGGTCGGCCGGCTCCAACCAGCGGGTGGCGCGCACGAGATCACGCCGCTGGCCGGTCAGGACGAGTTCGGCCACCGTGCGCTCCGCGAAGTCGGTCGACGGGTCGGCCACGTCCGCGACGTCGAAGCGGTGCGGCACCTCCACCACCCGGCGCCGCGCGTGCTCGTGGAGCCGCCGGTACGCGATGGCGACCGCCCACGAGCGGAACCGTTCCGGCTCCCGCAGGCCCGGCAGGCCCCGGACCACCCGCAGCATCGTCTCCTGCACCAGGTCGTCGACGTCCGCAGCCGTGTACAGGGCGCGGCCGACGATGTTGTAGATCAGCGGCAGGTGCAGCGCCACCAGGTGGTTCAGGGCCCGCTCGTCGCCGGCCTGGGCGTCGCGGACCAACGCGGCGACGTCCTGCGCCGCGTCCTGCTGATTGCCCGTGAGCATGGGGGATCTCCTCGCCGCTGCGCCTCGGCAGGGCTGCGAGGCGGGGGTGCAGGCACCCGGCAACGCGACGGGCCGGCACCCGGGCACGGTCGACGACCGGTGCGGAAACCGCATCCTGGCACGGCGTCACACGTTCGTAAAGCCGCCCGCCGTGGCATCGCGTCGGGCACCGCGTGGTGGCACCCCGTCGTGTCCACCTCGCCGGGCGTCCGGGTGGGCGGCCCGGTGCGGCGGGGCGCTGTGGCCGGAGAAGAAGTTCTGCGAATTTCGGTTATCCGTCCGGCGGGCGCCCGTCTACCAGGGTGCCGCTGCCCGACCGGGCCGCGGCACGCCCACGGTTCGCCGCCGGGCCCGCACCGCCGGGCCGGGGGCAGCCCGTTTCTCCTGGAGAGGATCAGCTGTGTTCGTACCGTCCGATCGGGCGCCGAGCGAGGCACGGCCGCCCGCCGCCCCCGCCCACCACCGCGCCCCCGCCCACCGCCGGACCGCCGGTCTGCTGGTGGCGTTGTTGCTGGCGGTCTGCGCCGCCCTGGCGGGTGGGGCCGTGCCCGCCGGGGCGGTGGCGCTGCCCGCCGCCGGCACATATCAGTTGGTCGTCACGAAGAGTGGTAAGTGTGTCGATGTGCCCGCTGCCTCGGGGGCTTCGGGTGCGTTGTTGCAGCAGTGGGGTTGCACCGACGGTGCGGCCTGGCAGCAGTTCGTGCTGACGCCGGTCGGGAGTGGGAGCTACCAGCTGGTCAACGCCGGGAACCGTCTCTGTGTCGACGTGCCGGGCGGTTCGACGGCCAGTGGTGTGCAGTTGCAGCAGTGGGGGTGCGGCGCGGGTCAGACCAACCAGCTGTGGTCGCTGACGCCCAGTGGCAGCGGGACCTTCCAGATCGTCAACGCCCGCAGTGGCCTGTGCGTCAGCGACCAGGGCGCCTCCACGGCCAACGGCGCCGCCGTCATCCAGGAGACCTGCACCGCCAACACCAACAAGCAGTGGGCCTTCCGTCCGGTCACCACCGCCACCCCCACGGTCGCCTCCGACGGGACCGGCCGCTACCGGACCGTGCAGGCCGCGGTCGACGCGGTCGCCGCCGGCAACACCGGCCGGGTCATCATCACCATCAAGCCCGGGACCTACCGGGAGCAGGTCACCGTACCGGCCACGAAGCCGTACATCACCCTGCAGGGTCTCGGCGGGGCCCCCGAGGACGTGGTGATCGTCAACAACCGCAACGCCGGGAGCTACGGCACTGCGGGCAGCGCCACCCTCCTCGCCCAGGGGCACGACTTCACGGCCGCCGGTCTGACGCTGAGCAACGACTTCGACGAGAACAGTTCCGACACCGGTGACCAGGCGCTCGCGCTCTACCTCGACGCGGACCGCACCGTGCTCGACGACGTGCGCCTCCTCGGCGACCAGGACACCTTCCTGGTGAACGACAGCGCGCGGGCGTACGTCGTGAACTCCTACGTCGAGGGCACCGTCGACTTCGTCTACGGCAGCGGCGTGGCCGTCTTCAGCGGCTCGCGGATCCACGAGAAGCGCACCACCGGCGGCCCGGTCACGGCCGCCGCCACGCCGGCCGCCCGGGCGTACGGCTTCCTGTTCTACCGGTCGACGATCACCGGGGCGACCGCCAACACCACGCAGCTCGGCCGTCCGTGGCGGCAGGACGCCCAGGTCGTCTACCGGGAGTGCTCGCTCTCCGACACGATCGCCACCGCGCAGCCGTGGACGAACATGTCGACCAGCACCTGGCAGAACGCCCGGTACTTCGAGTACCGCAACACCGGTGCCGGCGCCGGGACGAACGCCAACCGGCCGCAGCTGACGGATGCCCAGGCGGCGGCGTACACACCGCAGAAGTACCTGGCCGGCACGGACGGCTGGAACCCGGTCGGCTGAGCCGGCCCGTCCCACCCCCCCACCCACCCCCTTGGAAGGACGATCCATGACCAGAAGGAAGCCGAACGTGCGGCACCGGCTGTCGAGTGTGCTGGCGGCGTTGGTGCTCGCGGTGTGTGCTGCCGTGGCGGGTGGTGCGGCGCCCGCGGGTGCTGCGGCGCTGCCTGCCGCG
The sequence above is drawn from the Kitasatospora sp. NBC_00315 genome and encodes:
- a CDS encoding RidA family protein; the encoded protein is MTERRTILSGSTFEEEIGYARAVVDGDWVHVSGTTGFDYAAMTISDDVIEQAEQCLRNVEAALVEAGCTFADVVRVRYLLPDREDFQPCWPTLRRCFGDIRPAATMLVCGLADPRMKIEIEVYARRTAEPGPAPAVD
- a CDS encoding LysR family transcriptional regulator, translated to MDRPELGLQQLHAFTVLAEELHFGRAAERLGIAQPPLSQQIRRLEVKVGHPLFTRGPGRVALTPAGNELLPAALRALDEVAVGLDAARRVGSGAAGRIRIGFSASLALTLLPGLLSAHRDRCPGVDLEIREMTTAPQVTALREHVIDIGLLREPPDEPGLSTETILSEEFVVVLPAAHPLAARRVVPVEALADEPLVLLPRSAGPTVHSRILDLCHDAGFEPRLGQQAVEWQTVCALVEAGLGVSLAPASIRRIRLTGVAYRRIEPNTARTTVAMAWRHDDRNPLVSRFLETVRGAS
- a CDS encoding TMEM175 family protein, coding for MSEEHGLPRRFSRSETARAEAFSDGVFAIAVTILVLGLTDPPHRPGGLGRALLRQWPAYLGYLASFSYVAVIWLNHHQAFVRIRATDRGLHAANLLLLFTTAALAFPTLVLSEALQSDVSGPDARVAVALYAGIAAAMCGSWIVLYRHLARHPELLDQAVEPTYVAHGRLRSWAGAVAYLVAGAVGVLVSPIIALTVFIALPVFYFVTSEGLPVRT
- a CDS encoding GNAT family N-acetyltransferase; the protein is MTTSVTDSPDRSRYEITEDGELAGFAEYHRHEGELAFIHTEIDPGFAGRGLAGELARAALDDARRQGLAVLPYCPFIRGWITKHPDYVDLVPETHRARFGL
- a CDS encoding OsmC family protein, with product MSPAPVERAPGAGAAGPAEAIAPRGPGAAAAPAAPAAPGVPPASASGAPAGGFVRAAAAVVTSTADDYRVDIRSGRHRLAADEPEASGGADTATTPVGLLLSALGSCTAITLRMYAQRKAWPLRTVRVHLGYEKGADKAVRITRRIDLIGDLDEAQRARLLDIAERTPVTRAVTAGTPVVAVDAHPAS
- a CDS encoding restriction endonuclease; its protein translation is MPGPLEERLGDSVEEAREERAERTAGDPPALRPGRVELPPLTSMADEARLLYDSATGLNQLSDELRAQADVTPTLLSYSRFRDRVDRIFLGGVWPYYAVQATRHRRRVLETVRWSEARRVYEDWVESYTGEHGLFERSDVRGCGEDRTTMFVIPGPRTREEEAQEAAAAVAEAEITAAAGAAWLPYEAPWPAPNGPSPPAASGRTAPDRTAPDRERFAAAPAPWSSVPPTGPAGLDVIPFRAFELYLADLLKRDGFQIVKAGGHANDRAADVIAVSPSARRYVIQAKHFTHGRGSVGAPAVYQVNGTAWSVHRADVAVVVTNGRFTRDAERFALDQGIHLVARAGLADWASGARSLSGLVGED
- a CDS encoding sigma-70 family RNA polymerase sigma factor; protein product: MLTGNQQDAAQDVAALVRDAQAGDERALNHLVALHLPLIYNIVGRALYTAADVDDLVQETMLRVVRGLPGLREPERFRSWAVAIAYRRLHEHARRRVVEVPHRFDVADVADPSTDFAERTVAELVLTGQRRDLVRATRWLEPADRRLLALWWQEVSGRLGRSELSEALGLDAAHTAVRVQRMRTQLEAARTVVLALDAVPRCPGLAALVQGWDGSTTSVWRKRLTRHTRGCQPCGGAGHALVPPERLLPGIGVLVAPHSLLDGLSAAAGGVAGVGHSLWAWFGSLVHRLTGRPAAAGAAAAVAAAVALTCVIAPWSGPAPGGPPPSPAGSAASGGPGAAPSDSPSSSVTGPSASSLASPPGAGTGGGVTAADIYVAPDGADTGDGSIARPYATLGRAAAVVRPGQTIALRGGTYRLTEPVSLATDGAADRRITLSNYRDERPVLDASAVPAASWAITQQAGYWTVQGLELFGSGSHAYVCRACRYTVFRRLSFHDNARSGLTLRDAGTVGNAVLDSDFFHNHDDAAHGAGGIGLGVTFGSGEGNVVRGCRLYGNATDGLDLGGFGSPVTVESNWSYGNGVNRWRVPAWQGAGNGFTLGGGDSAAAVAHLVRNNAAWDNTGLGFNDEGNPGPLRLTGNTAFRNGVTGFYLPDAAARLSGNAAVGNGRDVRLGPAARSDGNTWDGAGAGTSLFTGTDRTSAEAARPADGALPATGFLVTRDGVGATMTEQQR
- a CDS encoding pectinesterase family protein, with translation MFVPSDRAPSEARPPAAPAHHRAPAHRRTAGLLVALLLAVCAALAGGAVPAGAVALPAAGTYQLVVTKSGKCVDVPAASGASGALLQQWGCTDGAAWQQFVLTPVGSGSYQLVNAGNRLCVDVPGGSTASGVQLQQWGCGAGQTNQLWSLTPSGSGTFQIVNARSGLCVSDQGASTANGAAVIQETCTANTNKQWAFRPVTTATPTVASDGTGRYRTVQAAVDAVAAGNTGRVIITIKPGTYREQVTVPATKPYITLQGLGGAPEDVVIVNNRNAGSYGTAGSATLLAQGHDFTAAGLTLSNDFDENSSDTGDQALALYLDADRTVLDDVRLLGDQDTFLVNDSARAYVVNSYVEGTVDFVYGSGVAVFSGSRIHEKRTTGGPVTAAATPAARAYGFLFYRSTITGATANTTQLGRPWRQDAQVVYRECSLSDTIATAQPWTNMSTSTWQNARYFEYRNTGAGAGTNANRPQLTDAQAAAYTPQKYLAGTDGWNPVG